CTCGCGCAGTGAGCCGTAGAGCAACAGGATGCGCGGTGGGTGGGCATTGACGTGTGCCGGCTCCAGTTTGTGCAGGTCCGGGGTGTCGAGCACAGCCGGGAGGATGTTGGGCAGATCACTTGTCATGGCACCCTCCGTCCTTGCTCGTCGATCACGACCTCGCCATCTTCCTTGGTGAATGCGGCTTGTTGTGGCGAGGGCAGGATGTCGAGTACGACTTCCGAGGGCCGGCACAGCCGCACGCCCAGCTCGGTGATAACAAAGGGCCGGTTGATCAGGATCGGCTGGGCAAGCATCGCATCGAGCAACTGGTCATCCGTCAGCGCCGGATCGGACAGGCCCAGTTCGGCGTAGGGCGTGCCTTTCTCGCGGATGGCCTGGCGCACCGTGAGGCCGGCAAGCCGGATCATCTGCTGCAGCGTCTGCCGGTCCGGCGGCGTATTCAGATATTCGATGACATTCGGCTCGACGCCCGCATTGCGAATCATGGCCAGCGCATTGCGTGACGTACCGCACGCAGGGTTGTGATAGATCGTTACCGACATGCCAACTCCTTAATGTGCCTTCGCCTCATACCAGTGCTGGGACCGGTTGACGATGCTGACGACCAGCAGCATGACCGGCACCTCGATGAGCACCCCTACGACCGTGGCCAGCGCCGCTCCCGACTGGAAGCCAAAGAGGCTGATCGCGGTGGCGACCGCGAGTTCGAAGAAATTGCTGGCGCCGATCAGGCTGGACGGACCCGCCACGCAATGGGCCACGCCAAACTTGCGGTTCAGCAGGTAGGCCAGCCCCGAGTTGAAGAAGACCTGGATCAGGATCGGCACCGCGAGCAGCGCGATCACCAGCGGCTGGTCGATAATGGCCTTGTCCTGGAATGCAAACAAGAGAATCAGCGTAAGAAGCAGCGCGGTGATGGAGTAGGGCCCCAGTCGCTGCACGACACGCTGGAAGTAGGCAACGCCGTGGCCCAGCAACATCTTGCGCAGCAGTTGCGAGATGATGACCGGCACGACGATGTACAGGGCCACCGACGTGAGCAGGGTGTGCCAAGGGACAGTGATCGACGACAGGCCCAGCAGCAGCGCCACCACCGGCGCGAAGGCAACGACCATGATGGCGTCGTTCAGGGCGACCTGGGACAGCGTGAAGTACGGATCGCCCTTGCAAAGCTGGCTCCAGACAAAGACCATGGCCGTGCATGGCGCGGCGGCCAGAAGTATGAGGCCGGCCACATAGCTGTCCAGCTGGTCGGCAGGCAACAGCGGCGCGAAAAGGTGGCGCACAAAGATCCAACCGAGCAGCGCCATGGAGAACGGCTTGACCGCCCAGTTGATGAACAGCGTCACGCCGATGCCTCGCCAGTGCGATTTCACCTGGCCCAGTGCGCCAAAGTCAATCTTGATCAGCATGGGGATGATCATCACCCAGATCAGGATGCCCACTGGCAGATTGACCTGTGCGTATTCCATCCGTCCGATCGCCTGGAAGACATCCGGCAGCATTTGCCCCAGTGCGATACCAGCGACAATGCACAGCGCGACCCAGACGGTCAGATAGCGCTCGAAAAAGCTGATGGCAGGTTTGGCAGCGGGCTGGCTGGTGGCTGCTACGTTTTGGCTACTCATGTTCAGTTCCCCGCCAGACGCTGCAGCGTCCCCTGCAACTCGGCGTTGCTCATGTCCTCGATCGGGAGCAGCAGCAGTTGCAGCATCCGGTAGGCGATCGCCTGCCGGGTCAGCTCGAATGCCTGGCGCTTCTTCTCATCGCCGCCTTCCGCATTGGACGGGTCAGGGTAGCCCCAGTGCACCTTCACCGGGCTACCCGGCCAGTACGGACATTCTTCCTCGGCCGCGCTGTCGCACACCGTGATGACAACGCGCATCTGCGGCGCATCGGGGTTGACGAATTCATCCCAGCTCTTGCTGCGGAAATCGCCGACCTCGACGCCGGCGTTTGCCAGCACCTCGATCGCGAACGGGTTGATACGTCCGCTCGGGGAGCTTCCGGCGCTGTAGGCACGCACATCCCGACCGAACTGCCTGGCCAGGTGATTGAGCATGCCTTCGCTCAGAACGCTACGGGCGGAGTTGTGGGTACAGAGGATCAGTACGTTGGTCGTCATGGGGGCAAAAACTAGTTCTATTGGGAGCGCTTCAGCGCGTGCCGATGTCCCGGATGGCCTTCTGAAGCGCGATGGCGTCAAGCTTCGGCAGGGGCAGGGACAGGAACAGTTCAATACGACGCTTGAGCGAAATGACTGCGTCGTTGATGGCCTGCTGCTTCTGGGCGTCGGTGCCCTCGCAGGCGGCCGGGTCGGGGACGCCCCAATGTGCTGTCATGGGCTGGCCAGGCCAGATCGGGCAGACTTCTCCCGCGGCCTTGTCGCAGACCGTGAAGACGAAATCGAGTGTTGGTGCGCCGTCTCGGGAGAACTCATCCCAGCTCTTGCTGCGAAACCCGTTGGTCTCCATGCCGTGGCGCGCCAGCGCTGCCAGTGCGAGGGGATTGACGACACCCGTGGGGTGACTACCAGCCGAGTAGGCGCAAAAGCGCCCCTGGCCCAAATGATTCATCAGACCTTCTGACAGAATCGAGCGGGCCGAATTGCCAGTGCAGATGAAGAGGACGTGGTAGGTTTTTTCGCTCATGACGCGCCCTCAGCAGCAAGACGGCGTGGCATTGACGGCGATGCCGATCGGCTTCCCCTTCGGAGCACGCGGCGCGCAACAGGCCGATTCCTGACCGTCCGCATCGGGCTTTCGGGATTCTGCGTACACGGGCACATCGCCGAGGGTGTGGAAGTGCTCCCACGCGATGCCCTGCGGGTCCGTCAGCCAGTACTTGTCGCTACGCGCATAGCAGCACGTGGTTTCGCCTTCGTCTTGCATCGCCATGTCCGCGGCTTGGGCCCGCTGCTTCAGCTCCGCGAGTTCTGCGGCGTCGTCAGTCTGGAAGCCCAGGTGGTCAACCCCGGTTTCTGCGCCGCGCGCCGAGATGGCAAAATTCACACGGGGGTCTTCAAGCATCCATTTCGCGTAGTCGTCCTTCACCACCGACGGTTCGGCCGCGAAGAGCGCTGAATAGTAGCGAATGCTCGCAGACAGGTCTGCGACGCTGACATGTACGTGGAAGCGTTTCATGATCGGGACTCGACGGAACAGGTGGACACAGGGGAGCACGGATTGCCGCTGCAGCAGTTCTCCGTGAGGTAACCCAGCAAGGCGTTCATGGTTTCGAAATGAGCCATGTAGATGATCGAGCGGCCGGCCTGCTGGCTGGACAGCAAGCCAGCGCGGTGCAGTTCCTTCAGGTGGAACGACAACGATGACGCCGGCATTTCCATCAGTTCGGCAATCCGGCCAGCCGGCAGCCCGGCGGGCCCGGCTTGCACGAGCATCCGGAAGACAGACAGGCGTATCGGATGCGCGAGCGCGGCAAGCGATTCAAGGGCGTGATTGGTTTCCATCATTCGAATATAGTCGAATGATGGAAACCAATCAAGTGAAGTTTATGTGATGCGTTGCCTCGAATCTATGTGTCCATTAGGCAGTATGCGACCGAGGACACGTCCCGCCAGATCGGTCTCCGCCATGGCGCTGGGTGTATGAATCCACAATCACTCATGCGCGCGCGCTGTCCGAACTCAGGAGCCTATTCCTATGTGCGGATGCACTCATTGTTAGTCGCCGCAGCACAGGCACTGTTCGTCCATCGGTCTACAACTGAAGAAAAAGCGCAGGAGGGCGAGATCATGTCCACACGTGATATTCACGTATTCCACGAAATTGCCGGCTGGGCGCTATACGTTGAAGGCCAACGCGACGCGATTAGCCACTATACAACCCAGCAGAAGGCCGTTGCCGCCGGGACGGCCAAAGCGCAACGTGAACACGTTGATATTTTCGTCCACCCATGCCATGAGAGAAGAGGCACGTGGATTCGCCACATCCACGATTTGCGCGATACCGATTAGTGATCCGGCGGGTGGGGCCGACCACCGGAAGGCTGACGTGCTTCCTCGGTGGGAATTTCCGATCCCGCAGTTCGGGGTAGTCGTCCTTTTTGTGCAAAATCTTACGGTTTCCCCGCAAAGCCTTTCTTTATAAGGCGCTCCGGGCAAAGCAGACAGCTGCCTGCTGCCCTCAAGTGACTTCGGGAGTACCATGTCCGCCCGCGATTTCGGATCGTGTCACCTGGATGGGGGCGGAAGATGCCGGGCTTGGAATTTCGCTATGTGGGAAAAGACAGTTTGCCTTCTCGATTGTCGGAATTCGATGTCGAGTACTATTTCGCGCTGACCGACAGCGACGTTGCCGCAATCAACCAGAAATTTCGGCGTGCCGGCCGTGCCGGAGCCGCCATCCAGCTGGCATTTCTGCGGGCAAGTGGCCGTACCCTTGACCAACTGAACACACTCCCCCGTCAGCTCTTGCGCTACGTGGGCGAAAAGCTGGGGTTACCAACTCCGACGATCGCCTCGCTGCGCACCATCTATCAGCGATATCCGACGCTGTATGAACACCAGGTCTGGGCCTGCCAATACCTCGGCTTGACACGAATCGATGACGATCACTGGAGAGGCCTCGGAGCTTGGATGCGGCAAGATGCCGCCGAATCGCTTTCCCTTGAGGAGTTGATCCAGCACGCCCACTACTGGCTGTATGAGCGACGGATTCTGATTCCTTCGACACGAGCGCTGCTGAGCCTGGCTCGCTCAATTTGGGCGGGCATCGAGCGAGATTTGCTGCTGTCGATTGAGGCGGTCGTCCCCCTGGCGCAGATAGCAGGAGCCGAAGCTGCCGTGTTCGCCCAACATGCAACAGCGGGAACGACCGTGCTGGAATGGCTCAAGACCCCGCCAGCACGGCACAGCCCCTCAACCATGAATGAGACGCTGGCCAAGATCCGCTTCCTGAAGAGCCTCGGCGCGCATACTTGGGCGTTTGATGCCATTCCGATCGAGAAGCAGCGCGCCTGTGGCCAGCGTATCCAGGCTCGCCGTCCCGCCAAAGTCCGCGAACTGAAGACCTCCACGCGTACGATTGAGCTGGTGTTTTTCCTGCGTGTGACCTTGCTGGAGCTGACGGACGCGATGCTCTACCAAACCGGACGGCGCGTCTCCGACCTAGTTCGGCAGGCCTACAACAAGACCACGACGAAGCAAGCGCGCTCGGCGAGCGAATACCGGCAGCAAATGGTCGAGATCAAGGCCCTGGTTGACGATACCCGCCGCTCGGCCGAAGAACGGCTGGCCGACATCGGCAAGCTGCTTGAAGGCCTATCGGCCAAACCGCCGGCAAGCCACGCCGCCAGCGTGCGCGAAACGCTCACGGAAGACCACCACCGTATCCGCAACCTCGTGACTTCCTTGCGGGAGTTGGAATTTGCCAGCAACAGCACCGATCCGGCCCTGCGGCAGCTTGAGTTCATCGGTAGTCTGCACGACCAAGGCGCGACGGAATTGCCGCCCGATTGCAATGTGTCGGTGGGCGCGAGCTGGCGTGACCTGGTCGACGGCGAAGACCGTAAGCGCGCGTTGCGCGCGATGGAAGCCTGCGCGATCACGGGCCTGCGTAAGGGGCTGCGCCGCGGCACCGTGTGGATCAGCCATAGCCTGTCGTTTCGGGAACGCGATCAACTGCTGATCCCGCCCGCTCAGTGGGATTCTGAGCGCGACCGGTATCTGTCCACGCTTGACTTGCCGAACCAGGCGGACACCTACCTCAATCCCCTCATGGATCACCTGAAGGCAGGCCTCGCGGCACTGGACGAGGCCCGTGCGGCAGGCCACGTCACGATCGACACGAACGGCGTGCTGCATCTGTCGCCGCTCGAAGCGGCGGAAAGCGATGGCATCCCCACGCGCACCCGTGATCTGCTCTTCAAGGACATCGGCAGCGCGCAGTTTGCCGACATGATCCTCGAGATGGATGCCCGTACCAATTTCAGCGAAGTGCTGCTGGCACGCAACGGGGACGCGCACGAACTGATCACGCTCTACGCCGCGCTGCTCGCCCATGGCACCGAGCTCGACGCCAAGGGTGTCGCCGCCATGATTCCGAAGCTCGATCCGGCGCACGTCTCCACCGCGATGCGCGCGCTTGAGATGCCCGGGCGGCTGCGCCGAGCGAACGAACGGGTAGTGGAATTCCAGCGCACGCACCCGATCACCGAGTTATGGGGGACCGGTCAACAGGCGTCCAGCGATTCGATGAGCCTGGACACCTCGCGACACTTGTTCTATGCCCGCGCCGATCCTCGACGTCGCACTCATGCCGTCGGGATCTATACGCACGTGCTGGACCAGCACGGAATCGTCTATAACCAGCCCATGGTGCTCAACGAACGCCAGGCCGGCGTGGCCATTGAAGGGGTCATGCGCCACAATGAGACCCGCAGCGACGGCGGGCTGCTCCGGCTCGCGGTCGATACCCATGGATACACGAGCGTTGGGATGGCGGTGTCCAAATTGCTCGGCTTTGATCTATGCCCATGGCTGCGCAATCTGTCGGAGCGCAAGCTGTATTTGCCGCGCGGTCTGCAGGTAACGGATGGACTGTCGGCCGCCGTCTCGCCCGAGATCTCGCTCAAGGCAATCCGCGACGGCTGGGATGGCTTGCTGCGCCTAATCGCCTCCATCCACTCGGGCCGGGTGAGTGCAATCGTCGCGCTGCAGCGGTTCGGCAGCGCCGCCCAAGGCGACCCTATTCATCGGGCAGCTGATCATCTGGGCAAGATGCTGCGCACACTCTTCTTGTGCGATTTTTTCAGCAACATCGAGTTTCGTCGGGAGCTGCGCACGCTGCTCAACCGGGGGGAGTCGGTGCACCAGCTCCAGCGTGCCATTTACTCGAGCAAGGTACACCATGATCGCGGGCGCCGTCAGGACGAAATGATCGCGATTTCCGGATCGCTGACGCTGCTGACGAATCTGGTGATTGCCTGGAACACCCAGCGCATGCAAACGACGGCCGATGCTTGGCGCCGCAAGGGGCAACGGATTGAAGATGACTGGCTGCGCCGCATGGGGCCCGCACATTTCGCGCATGTGAATTTCCGGGGCATCATGAGCTTTCCGATCCACCTGTATCAAGACAGCCTGCTTGAGGTGGCACCGCAGCGGCGTGCGGTGTAGCAAGAAGAACGGACCCTCCGGAGCCAGACTGATCAGCTCCAGTGAGTATCGGTCAGCGGATCGTGCAACGTCACCTCAATGAAGCAATTGCAGAGGTCCGCGTTTTCGTGCATGTCCGCGAGCAGCACCTCGATGGCTTTCTCCAGCTCCGGCCCTGCGGTGAACGGCATGACGATTTCATAGCGGGGGCGGCGCTGCTCGAAGACGCGCATCTGGTACTGGGACAGGCAGAACTGCTCGATCCAGCGGCGCGCCTTCGACTTGCCGCGCACGAATTTGCTGTTGCGCTCGATGTATAGGTCAACCGTCAACCGCGTTTCAGGCACGGGCTTGGGCGGAACCGTGGGACGTCGCTCGGGCGGCGGCGCCGACGGTAGGGTGGCTGGTGGCGGTGCCAGCGCTGCTTCGATACGGTGCTGCGCGAATGGGTCTGCCGCGTCGATGTAGCGCATGGCCGAGCGGACATCCTTCCAGCCGACGTATTCCATCAGCATCTTGAGGTCCCACTGGTTCGCGTTTGCCCAGGTGGCAAAGCCGCGCCGCAGCGAGTGGCTGCTGTAGCGGTCCGCCTGCAGCAGCCCCGCATCCTGGAACAGCTTGCGCAGCAAGGGCACGACGCTGCTGGCTTGCAGCCCCGCTTCGGCGATCCGTCCCCAGCGATCGATCCGCCGAAACACAGGGCCCGCTGCCAAGCCTGACGCGGCCAACCAAGCCACATAGGCAGCCACCGGGCAGAGGCGCGACAAGGCAGGCGCCTTGTGCGTCGTGCCGGCGTGGTTGCGGTCCGTCTTGGTGTGCGGCAGGAAGATCGTCATGCCCCGGCCGGGCTCGACGGTGATGTGCTCGATCTGCAGCCGGCTCAATTCGTCCGACCGGAAGCCCCGCCAGAAGCCAATCAGCACCAGGGCCTTGTTGCGCGCCAGGACCTGGAGGTGGTGGTCATTGCCTGTCATCGAGGCCGCAGCAATTTGGGCGTCGAGCCACACCACCAGTTGCTCGAACTGAGCGAGCTGCAGCGGCTTGGCGCGCCGCTCTTGTGCGGGGTGCAATGCCTGGATGCCCTTGAGCACCTTCCGCACGTGTGGCGCCCGGTTCGGATCTGGGAAGCCTTGCGAGACGTGCCATTGTGCGATTGCAGCCAGGCGCTGACGCAGGGTGTTGATAGATAGCGTCTGCGCGTGCTCGGCCAGGTAACGCGCGATGCTGTCGGCGCTAGCCGCAGAAAACCACCCCATTCGACCTCGAAATGACGAATGGCTGCCTGGTAGCTTCGCCGCGTGTTGTCGCGGGTGGCGGCTTCCAGGTATCGGTCGACGTCGTGCATGGCCAAGGGGAGCAAATAGCGATGGTGCGGATGCGTATTGTCGCGCTTGTCTGGCCTCCATGACCATTTCGGAATCCTCTTGTGCGTTTCGCCACCTCGAATCGCTCCACGTCCGGGGCTATTCGTGAGGAGCTGCAGGGCGCTCTGCGCCGCCCAGCTGCCTGAACTTCTCCGTGATCGGGTCCGTATGGCGCCGTAGATCGCGAGCAGGTGTGCGGGCGCACGATCTTGCCGGTAAGGGGCATTCGTCAAGAGTTGCCCAGGTGCAACAACGCCCGGGCCGGTCGAGACCGCGGAAGGTTGCCCAGAGGCTGTGAGCCATTTCGTACTAGCGGGCCGGTTGGAGAGCCTCTCGCCAGGGCCTCACACGTGATAATCTGCCATTATCACCTGTCAAAAATCGACGAGAATCCGCTTGCTTGACGGCTCCATTTGGTATGTATATACATAGTACGTAATACGGTATCAAATTATAGGAGCACCATGGCCCGTGCCGGTCTAAGCCGTCTGGATGTCAAACGCGCCCGCGATTCGTTGATGGCCCAGGGGCAGCATCCGTCGATCGATGCAATACGTATCGCGCTGGGCAATACCGGCTCGAAAACGACGATTCACCGCTATCTCAAGGAACTGGAAGAAGAGGAAGGCGGGGCGCTCCAGCGGGCCGGCTCGACCTCCGATGCCATCCTGGATCTGGTAGGCAGGCTGGCGGCACGGCTGCACGAAGAAGCGCAGGCAGTGGTCGACCAGCAGGTCGCGGCCGCCACCGCACAGCGGCAGCAGGTCCGAGCGGAAGCCGACAAGCTGTCCGCTGATCTCGTCGCACTTCGCGCCGAACTGGCGCAGGCGCATGCCACCGTTGCCGAAGTGCGGGCCGCGCACAGCGACACGCAGACGGCGCTGCAGCAGCGGGCCCTGGAGGCCGAACGGCTGGCGCAGCAGGTCCAGGATCTCACCGAACGGCTGGCCGAACACGAAGGCTTCCGGCGCTCGCTGGAGGAGAAGCTGCAGCACGCACACCAAGCACTGGAACACTTCCGCAACGCCAGCAAAGAGCAGCGCGATCAGGAGGCACGCCGGCACGAGCAGCAGGTCCAACAACTGCAGGCAGAAACCCGGCAAGCCAATCAGGCGCTGATCGTCAAGCAGGGGGAGATCACGCAACTGAACAAGGACGGCGCACGGCTGGTCGCGGAGATTGCCGCCTCGGCCAAACGCAGCCGCGGCCTGGAGACGCAGGCGGAACAGGCACATGCCGGGCTGAACCAAGCTCGCGTCGATCAAGCCCGTGCGGAAGCCGAACGCGATGCCCTGCGCTCCGCGGTCCAGCAGCAAGCGGACGAGCTAACCGCCGAGCGTGCCGCGCGCGAGCGCCTGGCCGGCGAGTTGGCCAAGGTCACCGGACGGCTCGACGCCCAGCAGCAGTTGCTGGCCGACTATCGGACACAGCTCGGCGTGGCTGGTCCGGCAGCTTGAATGCGTAAGGTTTTGCACAAAAAGGATGGCTCTTGCGAAATCGGCGGATTTTCAACCCATTGATTCACAAGGAAAATCTGGAGGAAACCGTAAGATTTTGCACGAAAAGGACGACTACCCCGTGCAGGCGGAGCTGGCGGCCGAACGCCAGGCGCACGCTGCCACGCAGGCCCGGCTCGAGGCGGGGCGAACGGAACTGGAGGCGGGCCGACGCCAGCTGGACGCCTTGCGCACCCAATTCTCGACGGAGCTGGAGCGCGCCCGCGAGGCGGTGACGCTCGCGCAGGAACGCGCCGAGGCCAGCGAGCGGCGCAGCTTGCGCGAACTGGACCAGGAGCGCACCGCGCGCCAGAAGAGCGAGCGCACGGCCGAAGACCTGCGCGCGGAACTGGCGGCGGCGCGCAGCGAGGCCCGTGATGTGGCCGTGGCGCAGGCGGAGAGCCGCGCCAAGCTGGAAGCGCAGGCCGCGGCGCTGGCCGACCGACTCGCAGAGGCCGAGCAGGCGCAGCGCCAGGCGGCGGGCGATCTTGATGCCATGCAGGCGGAGCTCGCCGCAGCGCAGCGCCGGGCCGAGCGGGCCGAAGCGGAAGCCGCGCTCGCGCGTCAGTTGCTGGCCACCCTGCGCGTCGCGCCGCGCGAACGCGACGGCGGTGGCGGTGGTGGAAGGCGGCGCAAGGGCGGCCGTTCGGCGGCGACCGCGCCGGAAGCGCAGGGCGACGGTCAGGGGGACGCTCAGCAGGATGAACTGGGCGAAGCGCAGGGTGAAGAGCGGGGCGACGCGCCGGGGGCGGCGCCCCCCAACCATCAGGACGAAGGCAACGACAGCAGTGACGGCAGCGATGACAGCAAAGACTGAGCGGGCGGACGCGAATCCGCTGGATCCAGGCGCAGAGGGGCGTAGGCGAGAAGCGAATGACACGCAAGAGACAAGGTCTCACCGTCCATGGGATTAGGAAGCGTCTGCACGGGCAGTGGCTTCAATGAAGGAGAACAAATTGGCCCCAGAGCAAGAAGTTGAACCCCGTGTCGCGAGCAATGCGACGGACGGACTCGGTCAGATGGAGCTTCCCATCGCTGAGGCGATGCGCGACGCGGATCCCGCCATGGGTGAAGCCAGTGGTGCAGGCGTCGGTCGTGGCAGCGTTGACACGCAGGCCCAACGCTTGGACTTCTGGTCGACAAGCCGGGATAGCGGCCCGACGGCGACCGTGTCCTATCGGCGCCGGCGGTCTTACGCCCCCCCGGACGCTTCAACGGAAGACGTGGCACCGGAAGCATCGAGGGAAGCTGCCGCCTCGGCAGCGTTGACGGAATCCGACGCGCCGGAAGCGCCCATGGAAGCCATGTCCTCGGCAGCGACCACGGAAGCCGTGGCCGAAGCTCCGGTTGAAGTCCTGGCCACGGACGAACCGATGGAAGCTGCCGCCCAGGACGAACTGACCGAAACGGCCGCCCCGGTAGCACCGCTTGACGCCCCAGCTCCGGAAGCTGCGCCGGAAGAGACGCGGGCCCCTAAGCGCGGTCAGAAGCCGAAAGCGCTCACCGAAACTGCCGCTCCGGAAGCTGCGCCGGAAGAGACGCGGGCCCCGAAGCGCGCTCGGAAGCCGAAAGCGCTCACCGAAACTGCCGCTCCGGCAGCTGCGCCGGAAGAGACACGGGCCCCGCAGCGCGCTCGGAAGCCGAAAGCGCTCGCCGAAACTGCCGCTCCGGAAGCAGCGCCGGCAGAGAGGCGGGCCCCGAAGCGCGCTCGGAAGCCGAAAACCCTAGCCGAAGTTGCCG
The Cupriavidus taiwanensis LMG 19424 DNA segment above includes these coding regions:
- a CDS encoding DUF2188 domain-containing protein, giving the protein MNPQSLMRARCPNSGAYSYVRMHSLLVAAAQALFVHRSTTEEKAQEGEIMSTRDIHVFHEIAGWALYVEGQRDAISHYTTQQKAVAAGTAKAQREHVDIFVHPCHERRGTWIRHIHDLRDTD
- the arsB gene encoding ACR3 family arsenite efflux transporter is translated as MSSQNVAATSQPAAKPAISFFERYLTVWVALCIVAGIALGQMLPDVFQAIGRMEYAQVNLPVGILIWVMIIPMLIKIDFGALGQVKSHWRGIGVTLFINWAVKPFSMALLGWIFVRHLFAPLLPADQLDSYVAGLILLAAAPCTAMVFVWSQLCKGDPYFTLSQVALNDAIMVVAFAPVVALLLGLSSITVPWHTLLTSVALYIVVPVIISQLLRKMLLGHGVAYFQRVVQRLGPYSITALLLTLILLFAFQDKAIIDQPLVIALLAVPILIQVFFNSGLAYLLNRKFGVAHCVAGPSSLIGASNFFELAVATAISLFGFQSGAALATVVGVLIEVPVMLLVVSIVNRSQHWYEAKAH
- the arsC gene encoding arsenate reductase (glutaredoxin) (This arsenate reductase requires both glutathione and glutaredoxin to convert arsenate to arsenite, after which the efflux transporter formed by ArsA and ArsB can extrude the arsenite from the cell, providing resistance.) produces the protein MSVTIYHNPACGTSRNALAMIRNAGVEPNVIEYLNTPPDRQTLQQMIRLAGLTVRQAIREKGTPYAELGLSDPALTDDQLLDAMLAQPILINRPFVITELGVRLCRPSEVVLDILPSPQQAAFTKEDGEVVIDEQGRRVP
- a CDS encoding ArsI/CadI family heavy metal resistance metalloenzyme; this translates as MKRFHVHVSVADLSASIRYYSALFAAEPSVVKDDYAKWMLEDPRVNFAISARGAETGVDHLGFQTDDAAELAELKQRAQAADMAMQDEGETTCCYARSDKYWLTDPQGIAWEHFHTLGDVPVYAESRKPDADGQESACCAPRAPKGKPIGIAVNATPSCC
- a CDS encoding ArsR/SmtB family transcription factor — its product is METNHALESLAALAHPIRLSVFRMLVQAGPAGLPAGRIAELMEMPASSLSFHLKELHRAGLLSSQQAGRSIIYMAHFETMNALLGYLTENCCSGNPCSPVSTCSVESRS
- a CDS encoding H-NS histone family protein is translated as MKENKLAPEQEVEPRVASNATDGLGQMELPIAEAMRDADPAMGEASGAGVGRGSVDTQAQRLDFWSTSRDSGPTATVSYRRRRSYAPPDASTEDVAPEASREAAASAALTESDAPEAPMEAMSSAATTEAVAEAPVEVLATDEPMEAAAQDELTETAAPVAPLDAPAPEAAPEETRAPKRGQKPKALTETAAPEAAPEETRAPKRARKPKALTETAAPAAAPEETRAPQRARKPKALAETAAPEAAPAERRAPKRARKPKTLAEVAGPEVTTQETPSRKRGPKQITLPGAPTQKPQTRKSRQEQKTPTATQSPSQSSLLAQLASVNAQLEQLRATEVPKVVEEIRQWMQEYDLSIEDIAGKPSVAPAARAAPTKTKAAPPPRYRNPKTGQTWSGRGRAPAWIGKKRERFLIDLLS
- a CDS encoding site-specific integrase, which produces MGWFSAASADSIARYLAEHAQTLSINTLRQRLAAIAQWHVSQGFPDPNRAPHVRKVLKGIQALHPAQERRAKPLQLAQFEQLVVWLDAQIAAASMTGNDHHLQVLARNKALVLIGFWRGFRSDELSRLQIEHITVEPGRGMTIFLPHTKTDRNHAGTTHKAPALSRLCPVAAYVAWLAASGLAAGPVFRRIDRWGRIAEAGLQASSVVPLLRKLFQDAGLLQADRYSSHSLRRGFATWANANQWDLKMLMEYVGWKDVRSAMRYIDAADPFAQHRIEAALAPPPATLPSAPPPERRPTVPPKPVPETRLTVDLYIERNSKFVRGKSKARRWIEQFCLSQYQMRVFEQRRPRYEIVMPFTAGPELEKAIEVLLADMHENADLCNCFIEVTLHDPLTDTHWS
- a CDS encoding Tn3 family transposase; amino-acid sequence: MPGLEFRYVGKDSLPSRLSEFDVEYYFALTDSDVAAINQKFRRAGRAGAAIQLAFLRASGRTLDQLNTLPRQLLRYVGEKLGLPTPTIASLRTIYQRYPTLYEHQVWACQYLGLTRIDDDHWRGLGAWMRQDAAESLSLEELIQHAHYWLYERRILIPSTRALLSLARSIWAGIERDLLLSIEAVVPLAQIAGAEAAVFAQHATAGTTVLEWLKTPPARHSPSTMNETLAKIRFLKSLGAHTWAFDAIPIEKQRACGQRIQARRPAKVRELKTSTRTIELVFFLRVTLLELTDAMLYQTGRRVSDLVRQAYNKTTTKQARSASEYRQQMVEIKALVDDTRRSAEERLADIGKLLEGLSAKPPASHAASVRETLTEDHHRIRNLVTSLRELEFASNSTDPALRQLEFIGSLHDQGATELPPDCNVSVGASWRDLVDGEDRKRALRAMEACAITGLRKGLRRGTVWISHSLSFRERDQLLIPPAQWDSERDRYLSTLDLPNQADTYLNPLMDHLKAGLAALDEARAAGHVTIDTNGVLHLSPLEAAESDGIPTRTRDLLFKDIGSAQFADMILEMDARTNFSEVLLARNGDAHELITLYAALLAHGTELDAKGVAAMIPKLDPAHVSTAMRALEMPGRLRRANERVVEFQRTHPITELWGTGQQASSDSMSLDTSRHLFYARADPRRRTHAVGIYTHVLDQHGIVYNQPMVLNERQAGVAIEGVMRHNETRSDGGLLRLAVDTHGYTSVGMAVSKLLGFDLCPWLRNLSERKLYLPRGLQVTDGLSAAVSPEISLKAIRDGWDGLLRLIASIHSGRVSAIVALQRFGSAAQGDPIHRAADHLGKMLRTLFLCDFFSNIEFRRELRTLLNRGESVHQLQRAIYSSKVHHDRGRRQDEMIAISGSLTLLTNLVIAWNTQRMQTTADAWRRKGQRIEDDWLRRMGPAHFAHVNFRGIMSFPIHLYQDSLLEVAPQRRAV
- a CDS encoding arsenate reductase ArsC; its protein translation is MTTNVLILCTHNSARSVLSEGMLNHLARQFGRDVRAYSAGSSPSGRINPFAIEVLANAGVEVGDFRSKSWDEFVNPDAPQMRVVITVCDSAAEEECPYWPGSPVKVHWGYPDPSNAEGGDEKKRQAFELTRQAIAYRMLQLLLLPIEDMSNAELQGTLQRLAGN
- a CDS encoding arsenate reductase ArsC, producing MSEKTYHVLFICTGNSARSILSEGLMNHLGQGRFCAYSAGSHPTGVVNPLALAALARHGMETNGFRSKSWDEFSRDGAPTLDFVFTVCDKAAGEVCPIWPGQPMTAHWGVPDPAACEGTDAQKQQAINDAVISLKRRIELFLSLPLPKLDAIALQKAIRDIGTR
- a CDS encoding DNA-binding protein, whose amino-acid sequence is MARAGLSRLDVKRARDSLMAQGQHPSIDAIRIALGNTGSKTTIHRYLKELEEEEGGALQRAGSTSDAILDLVGRLAARLHEEAQAVVDQQVAAATAQRQQVRAEADKLSADLVALRAELAQAHATVAEVRAAHSDTQTALQQRALEAERLAQQVQDLTERLAEHEGFRRSLEEKLQHAHQALEHFRNASKEQRDQEARRHEQQVQQLQAETRQANQALIVKQGEITQLNKDGARLVAEIAASAKRSRGLETQAEQAHAGLNQARVDQARAEAERDALRSAVQQQADELTAERAARERLAGELAKVTGRLDAQQQLLADYRTQLGVAGPAA